In Syntrophorhabdaceae bacterium, a single window of DNA contains:
- the tsaD gene encoding tRNA (adenosine(37)-N6)-threonylcarbamoyltransferase complex transferase subunit TsaD, with the protein MVILGIDTSCDDTSVALLEDGRRIRSHIVSSQADLHKHFGGVVPEIASRKHVELIDSIYQDVLSQGGAVSGDIDLVAVTAGPGLIGSVLVGLCFAKGLCLALGRPLIGVNHIEAHAMSIFLEREVEFPFVALVVSGGHTIILLMEAPCRFKVLGSARDDAAGEAFDKIAKFLGIGYPGGRVIEEMARSGSKDYVAFPRPMMDDSNCDFSFSGLKTAFLTYAKKHVIDDSTINDVLASFQEAICDVLVFKTFRAARLNNVKRIVVGGGVAANGRLRDLFTERSRREGFDVMISSPQFCTDNGAMIASLASFHAAAGMYSRLDIKGYSRMAMR; encoded by the coding sequence ATGGTGATCCTCGGCATTGATACCTCCTGCGACGACACATCGGTGGCACTCCTGGAAGACGGCAGGAGGATCCGGTCCCACATCGTCTCCAGCCAGGCTGACCTGCACAAGCACTTCGGCGGGGTCGTTCCCGAGATAGCGTCCCGAAAACACGTAGAACTCATAGACTCCATATACCAGGACGTCCTCTCTCAGGGGGGTGCCGTGTCAGGGGACATAGACCTCGTAGCCGTCACCGCCGGGCCCGGTCTCATCGGAAGCGTTCTCGTCGGCCTCTGTTTCGCCAAAGGGCTGTGCCTTGCTCTGGGAAGACCCCTTATCGGGGTGAACCACATCGAAGCCCACGCCATGAGCATCTTCCTCGAGCGTGAGGTGGAATTCCCCTTCGTCGCCCTTGTTGTCTCGGGGGGACACACCATCATCCTCCTCATGGAGGCCCCCTGCCGCTTCAAGGTACTGGGTTCCGCGCGGGACGACGCCGCCGGGGAGGCCTTCGACAAGATCGCAAAATTCCTCGGCATCGGCTACCCCGGCGGGAGGGTCATCGAGGAGATGGCGCGAAGCGGCTCAAAAGACTACGTTGCCTTCCCCCGTCCCATGATGGACGACAGTAATTGCGATTTCAGTTTCAGCGGTCTCAAGACGGCCTTCCTCACCTATGCCAAAAAGCATGTGATCGACGACTCCACGATAAATGACGTTCTGGCCTCATTTCAGGAGGCCATCTGCGATGTTCTGGTCTTCAAGACCTTCAGGGCCGCGAGGCTCAACAATGTGAAACGGATCGTTGTCGGCGGCGGTGTTGCAGCAAACGGCAGGCTGCGCGACTTGTTCACTGAACGCTCACGACGGGAGGGCTTCGACGTCATGATCTCATCCCCTCAGTTCTGCACCGACAACGGGGCCATGATCGCATCGCTCGCCTCCTTCCATGCCGCGGCAGGGATGTACTCTCGTCTCGATATCAAGGGATATTCGCGGATGGCGATGCGATGA
- a CDS encoding peptidylprolyl isomerase, which produces MLKFMRKYAKSYLIKIIFGVIIIVFIFYFGAGSIREKETVIAEVGSFNITELEYRETYNKEAEMFRKLYRDKMDDMLLADLKEKVLGDMINRYILLGEAKKLGISVSDQEFADLLGGVEAFQTEGKFDQERYVAVLKQNKLEPEQFEKSEKTMLLLRKVVSVIKDTGAPVSDADIWSGYVREKGKVGLAYSRFDPDSYKGKVSVSDKELNDIYEKEKERFRGENTYRLKFVILDGASGLRDDQAYMDLLKMKDIDAYGRQKGLTVSDTGNVRQSELFKTYKALKIEAWLKDLRRGDISLPVRDDGKSYIFQVVERQDGKPMEKSEALASLRSRIVGQKAKEMARLAAEDALKAGSTGKTPAGFVSRTASSIPRLGVVPKGDMDLLGLTKENPVYKRPVEINGDYYIFSFMGEQAPDRQEWEKNKEGFSRYYAARHKEQLLRSFIEESKQAMLKDGKIKILKNPKEL; this is translated from the coding sequence ATGCTCAAGTTCATGAGAAAATATGCAAAAAGCTACTTGATCAAGATCATATTCGGCGTGATCATCATTGTTTTCATTTTCTATTTCGGGGCGGGATCCATCCGGGAGAAGGAGACCGTGATCGCCGAGGTCGGCAGTTTTAATATTACGGAGCTGGAGTACCGGGAGACTTACAACAAAGAGGCCGAGATGTTCCGGAAGCTTTATCGGGACAAGATGGACGACATGCTCCTCGCGGATCTCAAGGAGAAGGTCCTCGGCGACATGATCAACAGGTATATCCTTCTCGGCGAGGCCAAAAAGCTGGGAATCTCCGTGAGCGACCAGGAATTCGCCGATCTCCTCGGCGGCGTCGAGGCCTTTCAGACGGAAGGGAAGTTCGACCAGGAGCGTTATGTCGCGGTGCTGAAACAGAACAAGCTCGAACCGGAACAGTTCGAGAAGTCCGAAAAGACCATGCTCCTTTTGCGCAAGGTCGTCAGTGTCATCAAGGACACGGGTGCGCCGGTCTCCGACGCCGACATCTGGTCCGGGTACGTTCGGGAGAAGGGCAAGGTGGGTCTCGCCTATTCGCGCTTCGATCCCGATTCTTACAAAGGGAAGGTCTCGGTAAGCGATAAGGAATTGAACGACATATACGAAAAAGAAAAGGAACGGTTTCGCGGGGAGAACACCTACCGCCTGAAGTTTGTCATTCTTGACGGTGCGAGCGGTCTCAGGGACGACCAGGCCTACATGGACCTTCTCAAGATGAAGGATATCGATGCCTACGGGCGGCAAAAGGGCCTCACCGTATCCGATACGGGTAATGTGCGCCAGAGCGAACTTTTCAAGACATACAAGGCCCTCAAGATCGAGGCATGGCTCAAGGATCTCAGGCGTGGCGATATCTCCCTTCCCGTGCGCGATGACGGGAAGTCATACATCTTTCAGGTCGTGGAGCGGCAGGACGGCAAGCCCATGGAGAAAAGCGAGGCGCTGGCCAGCTTAAGGAGCAGGATAGTCGGCCAGAAGGCAAAGGAGATGGCTCGCCTGGCGGCTGAAGACGCACTCAAGGCCGGGTCGACGGGGAAGACCCCTGCGGGTTTTGTGTCGAGAACGGCCTCATCGATCCCCAGGCTCGGAGTGGTCCCGAAGGGTGATATGGACCTCCTCGGACTTACAAAGGAGAACCCTGTCTATAAAAGGCCGGTCGAGATAAACGGCGATTACTATATATTCTCCTTTATGGGCGAACAGGCCCCGGACCGGCAGGAATGGGAGAAGAACAAGGAAGGCTTCAGCCGGTATTACGCGGCGAGACATAAGGAGCAGCTCCTGAGGTCCTTTATCGAGGAGTCGAAACAGGCCATGCTCAAAGACGGGAAGATCAAGATACTCAAAAACCCGAAGGAACTGTAA
- a CDS encoding rod shape-determining protein, with amino-acid sequence MFESLFGFISKDLAIDLGTANTLVYVKSRGIVSNEPSVVAVHKDSRGTKKVIAVGEEAKKMLGKTPGNIVAIRPLKDGVIADFEITEAMLKYFIQKIHNKKSYARPRIVISVPSGITPVEKRAVKESAESAGAREVYLIEEPMAAAIGVGLPITEPSGNMIVDIGGGTTEVAVISLAGIVYCNSVRVAGDKIDEAIIQYVKRKYNLLIGERTAEMIKINIGSAYPSSEEEEMTMEIKGRDLVGGIPKTLEISSKEIREAINEPVNAIVEAVRIALERTPPELASDIVDKGIVISGGGALLKNLDVLIKEVTRLPVIIAENPLTAVVEGAGKALDEVSLLKEIATYF; translated from the coding sequence ATGTTCGAATCGCTCTTTGGATTTATATCAAAAGATCTGGCGATAGACCTGGGCACCGCAAACACCCTTGTCTATGTGAAAAGCAGGGGGATCGTTTCCAATGAACCTTCGGTCGTGGCCGTCCACAAGGATTCGCGGGGGACGAAGAAGGTCATCGCCGTCGGCGAAGAGGCAAAGAAGATGCTCGGCAAGACCCCGGGCAACATTGTCGCAATCCGGCCCCTGAAAGACGGCGTCATCGCTGATTTCGAGATCACCGAGGCAATGCTCAAATACTTCATTCAGAAGATACACAACAAGAAGTCCTACGCCAGGCCCCGCATCGTCATTTCCGTGCCGTCGGGGATCACGCCCGTTGAAAAAAGGGCCGTGAAGGAGTCCGCCGAATCGGCGGGAGCACGTGAAGTGTACCTCATTGAGGAGCCCATGGCGGCCGCGATAGGCGTTGGTCTCCCCATTACGGAGCCGAGCGGCAATATGATCGTCGACATCGGCGGAGGCACGACGGAAGTGGCCGTCATCAGTCTCGCCGGCATCGTCTACTGCAATTCGGTGCGCGTCGCTGGCGACAAGATCGACGAGGCCATTATCCAGTACGTCAAGCGCAAGTACAACCTCCTCATCGGCGAGAGGACCGCCGAAATGATCAAGATCAACATCGGGTCAGCATACCCCAGTTCCGAAGAAGAAGAGATGACCATGGAGATCAAGGGAAGGGACCTCGTCGGCGGCATTCCGAAAACGCTCGAGATCTCGTCCAAGGAGATACGGGAGGCCATCAATGAACCGGTGAACGCCATCGTTGAGGCCGTCAGAATAGCCCTGGAAAGGACACCGCCCGAGCTTGCATCGGACATCGTCGACAAGGGAATCGTCATAAGCGGTGGGGGAGCGCTGCTGAAAAACCTCGACGTCCTCATCAAAGAGGTCACCCGTCTTCCTGTCATCATTGCCGAAAACCCTTTGACGGCTGTCGTGGAAGGGGCCGGAAAAGCACTCGATGAGGTAAGTCTCCTGAAAGAGATAGCAACATATTTTTAA
- the mreC gene encoding rod shape-determining protein MreC — MRNSIAIIIAILVLVVSFLSFTNAPFVARFYSTLKSGVSSIFGPVLNVASKPVSALGGVFDSYVNLVGVKKENEKLYEKYEKLYVQNQKLVETERENERLRKLLGFIQKKPNTMIAAGVIGEDLKNWFRCIIIDKGRKQNVREKMPVVTPKGIVGQVVEVDLWHAKVMVLNDTNSSIDVNVEGKNTRGLLEGTGQNTVKLKYVIKNDDIEIGDKLVTSGKDGIYPKGIPAGIVITANKNKAGIFADIDVMPYNNFRQLDEVLLIKK; from the coding sequence TTGAGAAATTCGATAGCTATAATCATAGCCATTCTCGTTCTTGTCGTATCATTCCTTTCTTTTACCAACGCGCCCTTTGTGGCAAGGTTCTATTCTACGCTGAAAAGTGGCGTGAGCAGTATTTTCGGGCCGGTGCTCAACGTTGCGAGCAAACCTGTCAGTGCGCTCGGAGGGGTCTTTGATTCCTATGTCAACCTCGTCGGGGTTAAAAAAGAGAATGAGAAACTCTATGAAAAATACGAAAAGCTCTACGTGCAGAACCAGAAGCTTGTCGAAACGGAGCGCGAGAATGAGCGACTCAGGAAGCTTCTCGGATTTATACAGAAAAAACCGAATACAATGATCGCGGCCGGTGTCATCGGGGAAGATCTGAAGAACTGGTTCCGTTGCATAATCATCGACAAGGGCCGTAAACAGAACGTTCGGGAGAAAATGCCCGTGGTGACGCCGAAGGGGATAGTGGGACAGGTTGTCGAGGTGGACCTCTGGCACGCGAAGGTCATGGTTCTCAATGACACGAACTCCTCCATAGACGTCAACGTCGAGGGCAAGAACACCCGGGGGCTCCTCGAGGGCACGGGCCAGAACACTGTAAAACTGAAATATGTCATAAAGAATGACGATATCGAAATAGGCGACAAGCTTGTAACCTCCGGTAAGGACGGCATTTACCCCAAAGGAATACCGGCGGGGATCGTCATCACCGCCAACAAGAACAAGGCCGGGATCTTTGCTGATATCGACGTCATGCCCTACAACAACTTTCGACAGCTTGACGAAGTCCTGCTTATTAAGAAATGA
- the mreD gene encoding rod shape-determining protein MreD, translated as MKTFVYIIIGILLLVLETVISPYISLDVLRPELGMPIVLYITFFLGPRSGLVAAIVIGLVEESLSGAPNGSLLFVSVFIYLIAVAMRRKFFVESKYSFAYLSSASVLMQSFLFLALSFFARGETRGALNILFYTVPNAIVTGFVSILLFSFIEYLNDSFPERNQ; from the coding sequence ATGAAGACTTTTGTATATATCATCATTGGCATACTGCTTCTCGTTCTCGAGACGGTGATCTCTCCTTATATCTCTCTCGACGTCCTGAGACCGGAACTGGGAATGCCCATCGTACTGTATATCACATTCTTCCTCGGGCCGCGGTCGGGGCTTGTCGCGGCAATCGTCATCGGCCTTGTCGAAGAGAGCCTTTCCGGGGCGCCCAATGGCTCGCTCCTTTTCGTCAGCGTCTTCATTTACCTCATCGCCGTGGCAATGCGCAGGAAATTCTTTGTCGAATCCAAATACAGCTTCGCCTACCTGTCAAGCGCGTCCGTCCTTATGCAGTCCTTTCTTTTCCTGGCCCTTTCATTCTTTGCCCGCGGTGAGACGCGCGGCGCTCTCAACATACTCTTTTACACGGTGCCCAATGCCATTGTCACCGGATTCGTGTCCATCCTGCTCTTCTCCTTCATCGAGTACCTCAACGACAGCTTCCCGGAGAGGAACCAATGA
- the mrdA gene encoding penicillin-binding protein 2, producing the protein MKEENLSSKYKWCTLVLVITMTVLLIRLWDLQIMRGSEMRRLSEQNRIRVKKIIAPRGIIYDRTGKVLADTRPSFNIYLTPEDIRDFSQTVDGLAELLACNREDIIEKMKDANGMPPSFPIKIRSDIPMDEVARVEAHRVYIPGISIQIEPKRNYPYGASFAHVIGYVSEVSSEEVKDRGKYRDYFPGDYIGKYGLERSYENDLRGVDGEKRVEVDAIGREVRTLDVIDPVPGHSLHLNIDLELQLSADKALQTRKGAAVALNPKTGGVLVMASRPGFDPNLFASGISKKDWQQIALNKAHPLQNRAIQAGYPPGSTFKILTALQALELGIINERTTFTCTGGFAYGNRVFKCWKKGGHGTVSIHRAIVESCDVYFYNVGLKLGVDRIHDFGTVVGLGRVTGVDLPNEQKGLLPSTEWKKKRYNQPWYEGETVSVAIGQGAVWLTPIQLAQLSSFVANDGKNFKPQVVNRVVSTEGKVVKTFEPVVNADVKFKRGVIKLVKDGMQGVVNEPGGTAGASRVENVLMSGKTGTAQAGSDRVKLGDHAWFIAYAPAEDASIAMAILVEHGLHGSSAAAPIAKGITETLFKVKTVIKEAKINENR; encoded by the coding sequence ATGAAGGAAGAAAATCTCTCCAGCAAGTATAAATGGTGCACCCTTGTTCTCGTCATAACCATGACGGTCCTCCTTATCAGGCTCTGGGACCTCCAGATAATGCGCGGGTCGGAGATGCGGAGACTATCGGAGCAGAACCGCATCAGGGTCAAGAAGATAATCGCTCCCCGCGGCATCATATACGACAGGACGGGCAAGGTGCTCGCCGACACGCGTCCCTCCTTCAACATCTATCTTACCCCCGAGGACATCAGGGATTTCAGCCAGACTGTGGACGGGCTAGCCGAGCTTCTTGCCTGCAACCGCGAAGATATCATCGAAAAGATGAAGGACGCAAATGGAATGCCGCCCTCCTTTCCCATCAAGATCAGGTCCGACATACCCATGGATGAGGTTGCCCGCGTTGAGGCGCACCGCGTCTACATACCGGGCATTTCCATACAGATCGAGCCGAAGCGTAATTACCCCTACGGGGCATCCTTCGCGCATGTCATCGGCTACGTATCGGAGGTAAGCAGCGAAGAAGTGAAGGACAGGGGGAAATACAGAGACTATTTCCCGGGCGATTATATCGGGAAATATGGCCTCGAAAGGTCGTACGAGAACGACCTCAGGGGCGTGGACGGCGAAAAGCGGGTTGAAGTGGACGCCATTGGACGCGAGGTCAGGACCCTCGACGTCATCGATCCCGTTCCCGGTCACAGTCTTCACCTGAATATAGACCTCGAACTCCAGCTCAGCGCCGACAAGGCGCTGCAGACCAGAAAGGGTGCCGCGGTGGCCCTGAACCCGAAAACGGGCGGCGTCCTCGTCATGGCCAGCCGGCCCGGTTTCGATCCAAACCTCTTCGCTTCGGGGATATCCAAAAAAGACTGGCAGCAGATTGCGCTCAACAAGGCGCACCCTCTTCAAAACAGGGCCATCCAGGCCGGGTACCCGCCGGGATCGACCTTCAAGATACTCACCGCCCTCCAGGCCCTGGAACTCGGGATCATCAACGAGCGCACCACCTTTACCTGCACGGGCGGTTTCGCCTATGGCAACCGCGTCTTCAAGTGCTGGAAGAAGGGGGGGCACGGCACGGTGTCCATCCATCGCGCCATCGTGGAATCCTGCGACGTCTATTTCTATAACGTGGGCCTCAAGCTGGGCGTTGACCGCATCCATGACTTCGGTACCGTTGTCGGTCTCGGGCGGGTCACGGGGGTTGACCTCCCCAACGAACAAAAAGGCCTCCTGCCATCAACGGAATGGAAGAAAAAACGCTATAACCAGCCCTGGTATGAAGGCGAGACCGTCTCCGTCGCCATCGGGCAGGGGGCAGTCTGGCTGACCCCGATCCAGCTTGCCCAGCTGTCGTCTTTCGTTGCCAACGACGGTAAAAATTTCAAACCCCAGGTTGTCAACCGTGTCGTGTCGACGGAGGGCAAGGTGGTCAAGACCTTCGAACCCGTGGTAAACGCCGACGTGAAATTCAAGCGGGGAGTAATAAAACTCGTCAAGGACGGCATGCAGGGTGTTGTCAACGAACCAGGCGGCACCGCCGGGGCCTCTCGCGTGGAAAATGTGCTCATGAGCGGCAAGACGGGCACTGCCCAGGCGGGTTCCGACAGGGTAAAACTTGGCGACCACGCCTGGTTCATTGCATATGCGCCCGCGGAGGATGCATCCATCGCCATGGCGATCCTCGTGGAGCACGGGCTCCACGGTTCATCCGCGGCCGCTCCAATAGCAAAGGGCATCACGGAGACGCTCTTCAAAGTCAAAACCGTCATAAAGGAAGCAAAGATAAATGAGAATCGATAA
- the rodA gene encoding rod shape-determining protein RodA: MRIDKRRYYHLDWYLIINGLIIFGIGILNLVSATSSFSSGSYNFIIKQLIAFAAGLVLIVIIMYYDYRIIASHSRWIYLGGIFLVVLVLVIGLAAGGAKRWISLFGFSIQPSELMKPILVVFLANMLYDKKRQNIPLSLKDIGKPLLWTLIPFVLIVKQPDLGTGIVIILVCFAILWYVGLKKSTYAVIFGVGAISPFFAWNYLMKPYQKMRVLSFINIDADPAGFGYHAKQAIIAVGSGKFLGKGFMNGTQHKLQFIPEHHTDFIFTVFSEEWGFIGSVILFALFISFINRCLKIAMNAHDELGSIVAFGIASIIWVQFTINVLMAIHLAPVVGIPLPFISYGGSSLISMMISVGLLLNISTRRYMF, encoded by the coding sequence ATGAGAATCGATAAACGGAGATACTACCATCTCGACTGGTACCTCATCATAAATGGTCTTATAATATTCGGAATCGGCATCCTGAACCTCGTGAGCGCCACGAGCTCCTTTTCCAGCGGATCCTACAATTTTATCATCAAGCAGCTCATAGCATTCGCCGCGGGGCTTGTGCTCATCGTCATTATCATGTACTACGACTACCGCATCATAGCCAGCCATTCCCGATGGATCTACCTGGGAGGTATCTTCCTTGTCGTCCTTGTCCTTGTCATCGGGCTCGCCGCGGGCGGCGCCAAGCGATGGATAAGCCTCTTCGGTTTCAGTATCCAGCCGTCAGAGTTGATGAAGCCCATTCTCGTCGTCTTCCTTGCGAACATGCTCTATGACAAAAAGAGGCAGAACATCCCGCTGAGCCTGAAGGACATCGGCAAACCTCTCCTGTGGACCCTCATACCCTTCGTCCTTATCGTGAAGCAGCCAGACCTTGGAACGGGCATCGTCATCATCCTCGTCTGTTTCGCCATCCTCTGGTATGTGGGTCTCAAGAAATCCACCTATGCCGTCATTTTCGGCGTAGGGGCCATCTCGCCGTTCTTTGCCTGGAACTATCTCATGAAGCCCTATCAGAAGATGCGCGTCCTGAGTTTCATCAACATCGATGCGGACCCGGCCGGTTTCGGATATCACGCGAAACAGGCCATCATTGCCGTGGGGTCGGGGAAATTCCTGGGCAAAGGTTTCATGAACGGTACGCAGCACAAGCTCCAGTTCATACCTGAACATCATACGGACTTCATTTTTACGGTCTTCAGTGAAGAGTGGGGCTTCATCGGCTCCGTCATCCTATTCGCCCTTTTCATATCATTCATCAACCGGTGCCTGAAGATAGCCATGAACGCCCATGATGAACTGGGCTCGATCGTAGCCTTCGGCATTGCCTCCATTATCTGGGTTCAGTTCACCATCAACGTCCTGATGGCCATACACCTCGCCCCCGTTGTGGGCATACCCCTGCCCTTTATCAGCTACGGCGGCTCTTCCCTGATCTCAATGATGATATCCGTAGGCCTGCTTCTCAACATCAGTACACGAAGATATATGTTTTAG
- a CDS encoding GNAT family N-acetyltransferase: MDLIGPVKLKVLTLRDLDAVTDIDESLLGTKRRDYWEVRLERAEVSGIPSLAAELDDRVIGFILGSASGWEYGIPENIAWIDTLGIRKEYQKKGVARLLFREMFSMFKKVGVDTIYVFVNWRDWDLLRFFDRMGFKRGDMINLEMKI; encoded by the coding sequence GTGGATCTCATTGGGCCCGTCAAGTTGAAAGTGCTTACTTTAAGAGATCTGGATGCCGTCACCGATATCGACGAATCACTCCTCGGGACAAAAAGAAGGGACTATTGGGAGGTCAGATTGGAGAGGGCCGAGGTGTCCGGGATCCCCTCGCTTGCCGCTGAGTTAGACGACCGGGTCATCGGGTTCATTCTCGGCAGCGCCAGCGGTTGGGAATACGGCATACCCGAAAACATTGCATGGATAGACACCCTGGGCATCAGGAAAGAGTATCAAAAAAAAGGCGTCGCCAGACTTCTTTTCCGGGAGATGTTTTCCATGTTCAAAAAGGTTGGCGTCGATACGATCTACGTCTTCGTGAACTGGAGAGATTGGGATCTCCTCCGATTCTTTGACAGGATGGGTTTCAAAAGGGGAGACATGATCAATCTCGAGATGAAGATCTGA
- the ruvX gene encoding Holliday junction resolvase RuvX, producing MRILGLDVGDKKIGVSLSDPTLSIAQGLKLYRRASLEEDVEEFKRIVKEHEVGEIVIGLPKNLNGTIGTRAQKVMGLADTIRESVAIPVTLWDERFSTNEAHRVFDMAEVRHKKRRPYLDIMAAQIILQGYLDARSAR from the coding sequence ATGCGTATACTGGGATTGGATGTGGGGGACAAGAAGATCGGGGTATCTTTATCCGACCCCACACTTTCGATCGCCCAGGGCTTAAAGTTGTACCGCCGCGCTTCCCTCGAGGAGGATGTCGAGGAGTTCAAGCGCATCGTGAAGGAACATGAGGTCGGGGAGATCGTTATCGGCCTTCCCAAGAACCTGAACGGCACAATCGGAACAAGGGCGCAGAAAGTCATGGGGCTTGCCGACACGATCCGTGAATCGGTGGCCATACCCGTTACCCTCTGGGACGAGCGCTTCAGCACGAATGAGGCACACAGGGTCTTCGACATGGCTGAGGTGCGCCACAAGAAGAGAAGACCTTATCTGGATATCATGGCGGCACAGATAATTCTGCAGGGATACCTTGATGCTCGCAGCGCGCGATAA
- the mltG gene encoding endolytic transglycosylase MltG codes for MLAARDKKTIVIAIIIFIFSQTLIFACTPRDSDRSTHSIVVKQGTGVREIADILKKEGFIYSSTLFTIGSLIYRGRLIAGEYELRRDMSAIEIVMKMGQGKRKIYALKIIEGHNIYTIAETIDRSGIMTKQEFLELAMNRTYLDSMGIRADSLEGYLFSDTYFYSKEIDREKFIEGIVRRTMRIFNDEGIQQKMASLNMDIHKTLTLASMIEKESRGPEEKPLVSAVFHNRLLRGMSFDCDPTVIYGTKGFGAPIRKVDLATRTPYNTYVFKGYPKGPICNPSRVSIMAALNPAPVDYLYFVSKNDGTHVFSRDMAEHNRFVEMYQRNRTTQ; via the coding sequence ATGCTCGCAGCGCGCGATAAGAAGACCATCGTCATCGCCATCATCATATTCATTTTCTCGCAGACCCTGATATTTGCCTGTACCCCCCGGGATAGCGACCGGTCGACACACTCCATCGTTGTTAAACAGGGCACGGGGGTCAGGGAGATAGCCGATATCCTTAAGAAGGAGGGCTTTATCTATTCATCGACGCTCTTCACCATCGGCTCTCTCATTTACAGAGGCCGGCTCATAGCCGGTGAATACGAACTCAGGCGGGACATGTCCGCCATTGAGATAGTCATGAAGATGGGACAGGGCAAACGGAAGATCTATGCCCTGAAGATCATCGAGGGCCACAATATATACACCATAGCTGAGACCATCGACCGAAGCGGCATCATGACAAAGCAGGAATTCCTCGAGCTTGCCATGAACAGGACATATCTCGACAGCATGGGCATCCGTGCCGATTCTCTCGAAGGATATCTGTTCTCGGACACCTACTTCTACAGCAAAGAGATCGACAGGGAAAAGTTCATTGAAGGGATCGTACGCAGAACGATGAGGATATTTAATGACGAAGGCATCCAGCAGAAGATGGCCTCTCTCAACATGGACATACACAAGACGCTCACCCTCGCCTCAATGATCGAGAAAGAATCTAGGGGACCTGAAGAGAAACCACTGGTGTCCGCTGTGTTCCACAACAGACTTCTGCGCGGCATGTCCTTTGACTGCGATCCCACGGTCATTTATGGAACGAAAGGTTTCGGGGCCCCCATCAGGAAGGTCGACCTTGCGACCCGCACCCCTTACAATACCTATGTGTTCAAGGGGTACCCCAAGGGACCGATCTGCAACCCCTCAAGGGTCTCCATAATGGCGGCGCTCAACCCGGCGCCTGTCGATTATCTTTATTTCGTCTCCAAGAACGATGGCACCCATGTCTTCTCGCGAGACATGGCTGAACATAATAGGTTCGTTGAAATGTATCAGAGAAACAGGACAACACAATAA